The DNA segment GCGAGCATCACCGAGCATGTGCGGCGCGAACTCGGACCCATCGCCGCGCCGGGGGCGGTGTATGTCGTTCCCAGCCTCCCCAAGACCCGCAGCGGCAAGATCATGCGCCGCCTGCTGCGGGCCCAGGCCCTCGGGCAAGACCCCGGCGACCTGACGACGCTGGAGGGCTAGGGCCGCACTGGCGCGAGGGGCCCCGGTCACCCGGGCAAGGTGCCTCCCTCTGCCCAGGCCGACCCCATCGCCCCGTCTCGCAGGAAGACCGCAAGCCAGGGCTCACCGCCGGGCGCGGGGCGGCCCCTACACTCGCCCCTATGCCCGCCGAACCCCACAGGCAGCGAGAGAAAGCGTGTGCTCGCTGCGGCCAGCCCTCGCCCGTCATGTACCGCGTGGTGCGCCGCGAGGAGGAGGGCTGGGTCTTCCTGTGCCCGCCCTGCCGCCGCACCGAGGCCGAGGACAATCCCGAGTACCGCTACGGTGGCACCTGGAAGGCCGCCAAGGGGCGCGGCGGGTCGGCATGACCTTGGGCGACGAGGGCAATAAAAAAGCCGCCTCTCGGGCGGTGATGGGGAGAAGATAGCGCGGTATGCAGGCGGTGTCAAATCTTGCAGCCCGGTGGTAGAAGGAAACCCGTGCAGACCCGCAGCCTTGGCCTTCCCGACGTATTGCAGGCCCGCAAGGCCCAGCGCCTTGCCCCCCACGTCGCGCCGCTGAACGCCTGGGTAGACGTCCTCAGCGCCGGGCGGTGGACCCCCTCCTTCGACCCGGCGGACGGGGGCGTGGGGGCGCGGGTCCTCCTGCTCCTCGAATCGCCCGGCCCCACGGCGAGCCTCACGGGCTTCGTCTCGCTCGACAACCCCAACGCGACCGCCGAGAACCTGACGTGTCTCCTCCATCTGGCGGGCTTACCCCGTCGGCAGGTTGCCGTCTGGAACGCCGTGCCCTGGCAGATGAGCGCGGGTGGGGTCGTCGCCCCGGTGCGCGCCCAGTACGCCGAGGCCGCGCCGCTGACCCGGCACCTGCTCTCCCTGCTGCCGGAGCTGCGGGCCGTGGTGCTCGTCGGACGGCACGCACAGGCGGCGTGGGGGCACGTGGGCTCTGGCCTGCCCACCTTCGCCTGCCCGCACCCCAGCCCGCAGAACTTCCACACCCGGCGGGAAGAGGCGGGGACCGCCCTGCTCGCGCTGCTGGACGCCCGACGCGTCACTCGGAGCAACGGAGGCAGACCAGATGGACAATAAAAAATCCGCCTCTTTGGCGGTGATAGAAAGAAGATAGCGTCATATTCGCCGGAAGTCAAATCTATGCATCTCAATCCAAGGTGAGCAGCCGTAGAGTCCGGCTGGAACGCTGTTTTTCGCCCTCTTCCCTCAGCCCCTCATTCACTCGAACGAGAGAGGAGCCGCCTCCACTACAACTCGGCAGGCAGCTCGCCTCTCGTTCCTTTAGCTGTGCGTCATCTCCAGCGGCACGACCCACTCGTCGAACTGCTCCTCCGTCACGTGCCCCAGCGCGAGCGCCGCCGCCTTCAGGCTGGTGCCCTCCTTGTGGGCCTTCTTGGCGATGGCGGCGGCCTTGTCATAGCCGATGTGCTTGTTCAGGGCCGTCACCTGCATCAGGTTGATGGAGAGGTTGTGCCCGATCTTCTCATAGGCAGGCTCGATGCCCAACGCGCAGTTGTCGTTGAAGGCGAGGCAGGCGTCCGAGATCAGGCGGATGCTCTCCAGCACGGCGTGGACCATCACCGGCTTGAACACGTTGAGCTGGAAGTTGCCCTGCGAGCCCGCGAAGGCGACCGTCGCGTCGTTGCCGAAGACGCGGGTGGTCACCATCGTCATCGCCTCGGACTGGGTGGGGTTGACCTTGCCGGGCATGATGCTGGA comes from the Deinococcus aestuarii genome and includes:
- a CDS encoding uracil-DNA glycosylase, producing MQTRSLGLPDVLQARKAQRLAPHVAPLNAWVDVLSAGRWTPSFDPADGGVGARVLLLLESPGPTASLTGFVSLDNPNATAENLTCLLHLAGLPRRQVAVWNAVPWQMSAGGVVAPVRAQYAEAAPLTRHLLSLLPELRAVVLVGRHAQAAWGHVGSGLPTFACPHPSPQNFHTRREEAGTALLALLDARRVTRSNGGRPDGQ